Proteins encoded by one window of Winogradskyella sp. PG-2:
- a CDS encoding biotin--[acetyl-CoA-carboxylase] ligase, whose protein sequence is MYIIKLNAIDSTNAFLKLMAAKTLPKDYTVVSADLQTEGRGQMGTNWEAEEGKNLTASVFKALPSFEIEKQFYISMVVSLAICKALTAFNIPKLSIKWPNDILSEDKKICGILIENVIKHNQLEGSVIGIGMNINQKYFENLPQASSMSLVSGIIYNKDEVLSEILKQLQYYFEILETHKLSELKLEYESILFRKDKPSTFQTKEGETFSGIIKGVKKSGKLKVWTEDEIIKTFDLKDLKLLY, encoded by the coding sequence ATGTATATAATCAAACTTAATGCCATTGACTCTACAAATGCTTTCCTAAAGCTTATGGCAGCTAAGACTTTACCTAAGGATTATACAGTAGTTTCTGCAGATTTGCAGACAGAAGGACGAGGGCAAATGGGTACTAATTGGGAAGCCGAAGAAGGTAAAAACCTCACAGCTAGTGTGTTTAAGGCTTTACCTAGCTTTGAAATTGAAAAACAATTTTATATCAGTATGGTAGTTTCATTAGCCATATGTAAAGCACTAACAGCATTTAATATTCCTAAATTAAGTATAAAATGGCCTAACGACATTTTGTCAGAGGATAAGAAAATATGTGGAATTTTAATAGAAAACGTTATTAAACATAACCAATTAGAAGGTTCTGTAATTGGTATTGGTATGAATATAAACCAGAAATATTTCGAAAATTTACCACAAGCATCTTCAATGAGTTTAGTCTCAGGAATTATTTATAATAAAGATGAGGTATTATCAGAGATTTTAAAACAACTTCAATACTATTTCGAAATTCTAGAAACTCATAAATTGTCTGAGTTAAAATTAGAATACGAATCAATTTTATTTAGAAAAGATAAACCATCAACGTTTCAAACTAAAGAAGGGGAAACCTTCTCCGGAATTATAAAAGGTGTAAAAAAATCTGGAAAGTTAAAGGTTTGGACTGAAGACGAAATTATTAAAACATTTGACCTTAAAGACCTTAAACTATTGTATTAA
- a CDS encoding NUDIX hydrolase yields MYTVFVGDKPIILTTKVEQETDFKSFLLKSVNIGKVIKILANTDLKAVHLIGKNRDKLLKHFLKLLPNVVAGGGKAYNTKNEILFIYRNNKWDLPKGKVEGKESIEEAAIREVEEETGVTGLKITKPLPTTYHIFKRNGKHKIKVTYWFEMKTDFNGKLLPQENEGITQVKWLDNKAAQKALENSYSNIKLLV; encoded by the coding sequence ATGTACACCGTTTTTGTAGGTGATAAACCTATAATTTTAACAACAAAAGTAGAGCAAGAAACCGACTTTAAGTCTTTTCTCCTTAAGTCTGTTAATATAGGAAAGGTTATAAAAATCTTAGCAAATACAGATTTAAAAGCTGTTCACTTAATTGGTAAGAATCGAGATAAGTTATTAAAACACTTTCTAAAACTTTTACCAAATGTTGTTGCAGGAGGTGGAAAAGCCTACAATACTAAAAACGAAATTCTTTTTATTTACAGAAATAATAAATGGGATTTGCCTAAAGGTAAAGTAGAAGGTAAAGAATCTATTGAAGAAGCTGCTATCAGAGAAGTGGAAGAGGAAACAGGTGTTACAGGTCTTAAGATTACAAAACCATTACCAACTACATATCATATCTTTAAGCGCAACGGAAAGCATAAAATTAAAGTGACGTATTGGTTTGAGATGAAAACTGATTTTAACGGTAAGCTTTTACCGCAAGAAAATGAAGGTATTACTCAAGTAAAGTGGTTGGATAATAAAGCTGCTCAAAAAGCTTTAGAGAATAGCTATTCAAATATTAAATTGTTAGTTTAA
- the pyrE gene encoding orotate phosphoribosyltransferase, producing the protein MIFNKDTAKKTAEVLLQINAIKLKPNDPFTWASGWKSPIYCDNRIVLSYPLIRNYIRETMAKHIEDLYGKPDVIAGVATGAIGIGALVAEYLNLPFVYVRPEAKKHGRQNQVEGYIEKGQTVVVVEDLISTGKSSLNAVKALKEAEVTVKGMVAIFSYGFDVASKNFEKADIELHTLGNYENLLEQALDTHYITEKQQDILAQWNANPSEWNAN; encoded by the coding sequence ATGATTTTTAATAAAGATACCGCTAAAAAAACAGCAGAAGTTTTATTGCAAATTAATGCTATAAAACTAAAACCAAATGATCCATTTACATGGGCATCAGGTTGGAAATCACCAATATACTGTGACAATAGGATTGTATTATCTTATCCTCTAATTAGAAATTACATCAGAGAAACTATGGCCAAGCACATAGAAGATCTTTATGGTAAACCAGATGTAATTGCTGGAGTAGCAACTGGTGCAATAGGAATAGGAGCTTTGGTTGCAGAATATCTTAATCTTCCGTTTGTTTATGTAAGACCAGAAGCTAAAAAGCATGGTCGCCAAAATCAAGTTGAAGGTTATATTGAAAAAGGGCAAACTGTGGTCGTTGTAGAAGATCTAATAAGTACAGGAAAAAGTAGCTTAAATGCAGTAAAAGCTTTAAAGGAAGCTGAAGTGACAGTCAAAGGTATGGTAGCAATTTTCTCATATGGATTTGATGTTGCTTCAAAGAATTTTGAAAAAGCTGATATAGAACTACACACGCTTGGTAACTACGAAAACTTATTAGAACAAGCTTTAGACACACATTACATTACAGAAAAACAACAAGACATTTTAGCACAATGGAATGCCAATCCTAGCGAATGGAACGCTAATTGA
- a CDS encoding DUF6576 domain-containing protein, with protein MANNFSLKKKNPPLNFEHKHNIKKVDKQKELDKLLDKISKRGIDSLSKKEKKRLEEFSS; from the coding sequence ATGGCAAATAATTTTAGTTTAAAAAAGAAGAATCCACCTCTAAATTTTGAACACAAGCACAATATTAAAAAGGTCGATAAACAAAAAGAACTTGATAAGCTTTTAGATAAAATAAGTAAAAGAGGAATTGATAGTTTATCTAAGAAAGAAAAGAAACGACTTGAAGAATTTTCTAGTTAA
- the rsfS gene encoding ribosome silencing factor, protein MTKAKTNADQLITTIIGGIEEVKGKEITILDLREIENTVCDYFIVCEGTSNTQVNAIVNSIQKQVSKTLKDKPWHIEGTDNAEWILMDYVNVVVHVFQKHIREYYDIESLWGDAKTTQIETSY, encoded by the coding sequence ATGACGAAAGCAAAAACCAATGCAGACCAACTCATTACAACAATCATAGGAGGTATAGAAGAGGTTAAAGGAAAAGAGATTACAATTTTAGATTTAAGAGAAATAGAAAATACGGTTTGTGATTATTTTATTGTTTGTGAAGGTACTTCTAATACACAAGTAAACGCAATCGTCAATTCCATACAAAAACAAGTTAGTAAAACACTTAAAGATAAACCTTGGCATATTGAAGGTACAGATAATGCTGAATGGATTTTAATGGATTATGTTAATGTTGTTGTGCATGTTTTTCAGAAACATATTAGAGAATATTACGATATAGAGAGTCTTTGGGGAGACGCTAAAACCACCCAAATAGAAACGAGTTACTAA